In a single window of the Metopolophium dirhodum isolate CAU chromosome 2, ASM1992520v1, whole genome shotgun sequence genome:
- the LOC132939970 gene encoding transmembrane and ubiquitin-like domain-containing protein 1, whose protein sequence is MALVEGFGDEVIQFFGILFVIVLIVLLWMSTQVAEMQIFRGAVFILERRTRRRHHDATRVAPSVPNQSISEQSATETVPLNDVIQTNSTLSNDNPEDKNDNPVATKSDVTEQFDESSQSNDTNDIENEPQIYEDSIRIRLKYLNDNCRLVQGRLQETIGVFKRRHFTNELTSNKIIRLIFQGKVLHDDEASLSSCGLHDNCVVHCLIHQPRPTTNAQQTPDPVNQDTAEQRLPNTIRHGQRQPGGPVQREWNLATLLSALITIIISLLWYARIQFYTLFSYTSTGTLGILTAIFLFTAFLTYLVDSEEQQHHLPQLRHN, encoded by the exons ATGGCGTTAGTAGAGGGTTTTGGTGATGAAGTTATTCAGTTTTTTGGTATACTATTCGTTATTGTACTAATCGTATTGCTATGGATGTCTACACAAGTGGCCGAAATGCAAATATTCCGTGGTGCTGTTTTCATTTTGGAAAGGCGTACAAGAAGACGACACCATGATGCTACAAGGGTTGCACCTTCAGTTCCTAATCAATCTATta gCGAACAATCAGCTACAGAAACCGTTCCATTAAATGATGTGATTCAAACAAATTCAACTTTAAGTAATGATAATCCTGAAGATAAAAATGATAATCCTGTTGCTACAAAAAGTGATGTGACTGAACAGTTCGATGAATCTAGTCAAAGCAATGATACCAATGATATTGAAAATGAACCACAGATATATGAAGACTCTATAAGAATACGACTGAAGTATTTAAATGACAATTGTCGTTTAGTTCAAGGCAGGCTACAAGAAACTATTGGAGTTTTCaaaag gagaCATTTTACCAATGAGTTGACAtccaataaaattattcgtttGATATTTCAAGGAAAGGTATTACATGATGATGAAGCTTCACTGAGTAGTTGTGGTCTTCATGATAACTGTGTTGTACACTGCCTTATACATCAGCCACGTCCTACAACTAATGCTCAGCAAACCCCTGATCCTGTAAACCAAGATACTGCTGAGCAACGACTGCCAAACACGATACGTCATGGTCAGCGTCAACCTGGTGGTCCAGTTCAACGTGAATGGAACTTGGCAACATTGTTATCtgctttaatcacaataataatatcattactttGGTATGCCAGAATCCAGTTCTACACATTGTTCTCTTATACATCGACGGGTACACTGGGAATATTGActgcaatttttttattcactgcCTTTCTCACTTATTTGGTGGACAGCGAAGAGCAACAACATCATTTACCACAATTAAGACACAATTAG